CGAAAGTCGCCCTCATCGAAAAACACCTCATGGGTGGTGATTGCCTGAATGTCGGATGCGTCCCTTCCAAGGCGCTCGTCCGCGCTGCACGGGCCATCGTGGACGTGCGGCAAGCCGGACAATTCGGAGTGCATGTGCCGGCGGGCGTGAAGGTCGACTTCGGCGAAATCATGGAAAGGATGCGCCGGCTCCGCGCGGAAATAAGCCCACACGACTCGGCGAAACGGTTCTCAGAGCTGGGTGTGGATGTCTTCCTGGGAACTGGATGTTTTGTCGACCCTGAGACGATTAGGATCGGGACAGACAACCTACGATTTCACCGAGCCGTGATTGCCACCGGTGCCCGCGCTGCTATCCCTGCAATTCCTGGACTCGAGGAAGTTGGCTTCCTAACCAACGAAACTCTCTTCTCCCTGACGGAGCTGCCCAAGCGCCTCGCCATTATTGGAGCCGGGCCTATCGGCTGCGAAATGGCTCAGTGTTTCGCGCGCTTCGGATCCCAGGTATTTCTGCTCGGATCCCCGGAGGGCATCCTAATCCGGGAAGATCGCGACGCTGCCCGCATCGTTCAGAACGCTCTGGTGCGAGACGGGGTGACCATGCTGTCGTCAGGCCGATCACTGCGTGTTTCCCGCACGAAATCTGGAATCCAGCTCACGTTCGGGAAACAATCCCAGGATCCCGACCTCGAGGTCGATCGGCTGCTGGTTGCGGTGGGAAGAACTCCCAACCTAGAAGGACTGGGCCTGAATCAAGTTGGGGTGGAATCGACAGCACAAGGTGTCGTTGTCGACGATTTCTTGCGCACCACCAACCGCCGAATTTATGCCTGCGGTGACATCTGCTCTCCATTCCAGTTCACGCATGCCGCCGATTTCATGGCACGCATCGTTGTTCAAAACGCTCTGTTCAAGGGACGCTCGCGCGCCAGCTCCTTGGTGATCCCTCGGGCAACTTACACGTCACCC
The nucleotide sequence above comes from Verrucomicrobiales bacterium. Encoded proteins:
- a CDS encoding mercuric reductase is translated as MNASTPPLAEPWDSHNQRLVAHVHPPDWKNPTPAARYNLVVIGAGTAGLVTAAAAAGLGAKVALIEKHLMGGDCLNVGCVPSKALVRAARAIVDVRQAGQFGVHVPAGVKVDFGEIMERMRRLRAEISPHDSAKRFSELGVDVFLGTGCFVDPETIRIGTDNLRFHRAVIATGARAAIPAIPGLEEVGFLTNETLFSLTELPKRLAIIGAGPIGCEMAQCFARFGSQVFLLGSPEGILIREDRDAARIVQNALVRDGVTMLSSGRSLRVSRTKSGIQLTFGKQSQDPDLEVDRLLVAVGRTPNLEGLGLNQVGVESTAQGVVVDDFLRTTNRRIYACGDICSPFQFTHAADFMARIVVQNALFKGRSRASSLVIPRATYTSPELAHVGLSPQSAEALGIRIDTFTQELGKVDRAILDEETEGFVRVHVRRGGDHIVGATVVAAHAGDLIGELVVAMRGGIGLKTLASAIHPYPTQAEAIRKTGDLYNRTRLTPFLKALFKRWLAWQR